ATATCGACCCCGCTGCGGTCGCGCCGCCGCCGCGCGCGCCTTTTGTCGAGCTCGGCCTGGTCAGCTGCTTCAGCTTCCTGCGCGGGGCTTCGGACGCGGTCGACATGGTGCTGGCGGCGCACGCCCTGGGCTACGACGCGCTGGGGATTGCCGACGTCAATTCGATGGCCGGGGTGGTGCGCATCCACACCGAGGCGAAGACGCTCAAGATGCGGCCCGTGATCGGCTGCCGGATCGAGACTGTCGAGGGGCTCGCCTTCCTCGCCTACCCCGAGGACCGCGCCGCCTATGGTCGGTTATGCCGCCTCATCAGCGCCGGGCGGATGCAGACGCCCGAGGGCGAGTGGCAGGAGAAGGGCGTGTGCCAGATCACGCTGGCGATGTTGGCGGCGGAGACGGAAGGCGTGCAGCTGATCCTGCTACCACCGGATGATCTGGAGGCAGAGTTCAGCATTCAGGTGCCCAGCAATGTTATCCCCTTCCGCCGATCCGGACCCGATCCGGGACCGCTTGACGACAGCGATCCCGGCTTTTGCCGGGATGACGAGCGAGAGATGGCGTTCCCCGATCTCCTCCCCCACCTCGTCCGGCAGCTGCCGACCTTGCGCCACATCGCCGCCAGTTACCTCTACCGCGGCGATGATATTGCGCGGATCGAGTGCCTGGACGCACTCGCCCGCGCACATGGCCTCGGCCTGCTCGCCACCAACGACGTCCACTATCACGCCCCCGAGCGCCGCGCCTTGCAGGACGTGATGACCGCGATCCGGCACAAGACGACGGTGGCGGCGGCCGGATACTTGCTCCACCCCAATGCCGAGCGGCATCTCAAATCGCCCGAGGAAATGCAGCGCCTGTTCGCGCGCTGGCCGCACGCCATCGCCGCAGCGCGCGCAGTGGCCGACGCCTGCCAGTTCAGCCTCGATGAATTGCGCTACGAATACCCCGAAGAAATTTACCCCGACGGGCAGAGCCCGCAGCAATATCTGGAAGCCGAGGTCTGGGCAGGTGGAGCGCGGCGCTATCCCGAGGGCCTTCCTGAAGCGGTGCGCGAGACTTTGCAGCGCGAGCTTGCTCTCATCGCCAAGCTTGATCTTGCCCGCTACTTCCTCACCATCAAGGACATCGTCGATTTCGCGCGGGGGTGCGATCCGCCGATCCTGTGTCAGGGGCGGGGCAGCGCGGCCAATTCCGCCGTGTGCTACGTGCTCGGCATCACCAGCGTCGATCCGGCCAAGCACCAGCTGCTGTTCGACCGCTTCATCTCCGAAGAGCGGAAAGAACCGCCCGATATCGACGTCGATTTCGAGCACGAGCGGCGCGAGGAGGTGATCCAGTACATCTACCGCAAATATGGCCGTGACCGGGCCGGGCTGTGCGCAACCGTCATCCACTACCGCCCGCGCATGGCGATCCGCGAGGTGGGCAAGGTGATGGGCCTCAGCGAAGACGTCACCAGCGCCTTGGCGCGCACAGTGTGGGGCGGTTGGGGGCGCGAGATCAGCGAGAAGCACGCTGCCGAAACCGGGCTTGATATCACCGATCCACATCTGCGGCGGGTTCTGAAGCTCACCGAGCAGATGATTGGAATGCCGCGGCATCTGGGCCAGCATGTCGGAGGCTTCATCCTCACCGAAAGCCCGCTGACCGAGACCGTGCCGATCGGCAACGGCGCGATGCCGGAACGCAGCTTCATCGAGTGGGACAAGGACGATATCGAGGCGCTGGGCATCCTGAAAGTGGATGTGCTCGCCTTGGGGATGCTGACCTGCATCCGCAAATGCCTCGATCTGCTGACCGCGCATCACGGCCGTGCGTTGACCCTCGCCACGGTCCCGCGCGAGGACCCGGAAACCTATGCGATGCTGCGCAAGGGGGATTCGCTCGGCGTCTTCCAGGTCGAGAGCCGCGCGCAGATGAACATGCTGCCACGCCTGCGCCCGCGCGAGTTCTACGATCTCGTCATCCAGGTCGCGATTGTGCGCCCCGGGCCGATCCAGGGCGACATGGTGCACCCCTATCTGAAGCGCCGCCGCGGGGCCGAGCCGGTGCAAATCCCCGCGCCTTCGCCCGAACATGGCCCGCC
This DNA window, taken from Porphyrobacter sp. ULC335, encodes the following:
- a CDS encoding error-prone DNA polymerase, with product MPEGPLTPDKRTLDIDPAAVAPPPRAPFVELGLVSCFSFLRGASDAVDMVLAAHALGYDALGIADVNSMAGVVRIHTEAKTLKMRPVIGCRIETVEGLAFLAYPEDRAAYGRLCRLISAGRMQTPEGEWQEKGVCQITLAMLAAETEGVQLILLPPDDLEAEFSIQVPSNVIPFRRSGPDPGPLDDSDPGFCRDDEREMAFPDLLPHLVRQLPTLRHIAASYLYRGDDIARIECLDALARAHGLGLLATNDVHYHAPERRALQDVMTAIRHKTTVAAAGYLLHPNAERHLKSPEEMQRLFARWPHAIAAARAVADACQFSLDELRYEYPEEIYPDGQSPQQYLEAEVWAGGARRYPEGLPEAVRETLQRELALIAKLDLARYFLTIKDIVDFARGCDPPILCQGRGSAANSAVCYVLGITSVDPAKHQLLFDRFISEERKEPPDIDVDFEHERREEVIQYIYRKYGRDRAGLCATVIHYRPRMAIREVGKVMGLSEDVTSALARTVWGGWGREISEKHAAETGLDITDPHLRRVLKLTEQMIGMPRHLGQHVGGFILTESPLTETVPIGNGAMPERSFIEWDKDDIEALGILKVDVLALGMLTCIRKCLDLLTAHHGRALTLATVPREDPETYAMLRKGDSLGVFQVESRAQMNMLPRLRPREFYDLVIQVAIVRPGPIQGDMVHPYLKRRRGAEPVQIPAPSPEHGPPDELTSILGRTLGVPIFQEQAMKIALDAAKFSSLEANRLRKAMATFRSRGMVDELQDMMVERMVARGYDRDFAQRCFNQIRGFGEYGFPESHAASFAQLVYVSSWLKCHYPAAFACGLLNSQPMGFYAPAQIVRDAAEHGVRVLPVDVNHSAWDCTLEGEGEHHALRLGLRQIDGLPEHVAATLVAQREAGGAYRDIADLRVRAGLSPAHIERLASADAFTSLGLTRRQALWDARSLIAAPDLPLFRAAGVREEGAERAAIALPAMPLSEEVVADYQTTRLSLKAHPMAFLRADLAARGFVRAADLRARKFRSMVQVAGVVLIRQRPGSAKGVTFITLEDETGVINLVVWPDLKEKQRKVVMGARLMEVRGRVEYDDEVIHVIAAHMTDATQALHALSDDLLDAPLARADEVNRPMPERGPPVPRDLIDELAPQPNVTGHPRDHRILPKSRDFH